The Nocardia sp. BMG51109 nucleotide sequence GTGCTGCTCGCGGTGTTCGTGGTGCTGGAGACCAGGGCCGAGCATCCGCTGCTGCCGCTGCGGCTGGTGCTGGACCGGACCCGCGGTGGCTCGTTCCTGGCGGTGTTCGTCATCGGGATGGGGATGTTTTCGATCTTCCTGTTCCTGACCTACTACTTGGTGGTCAGCCTGGGCTACTCGCCGATCAAGTCCGGTCTGGCGTTCCTGCCGATGGTCGCAGGCATCGTCGCGGCATCGACCACATTGCCCTCGCTCCTACTGCCGAGGGTCGGGCCGAAGATCGTGATCAGCAGTAGTTTCCTGGTCTCCGCGGTCGGTATGGCATTGCTGGCCCGGCTCGAACTGGGCAGCAGCTTCGCCACTCACGTCATGCCCGGGTTGATCCTGCTGGGTATCGGCCTCGGTGGTGTGATGACCACCGCGTTCCAGGGCGCGACCGCAGGTGTGCACCATGAGGACGCGGGTGTCGCCTCGGCGCTGATCAACACCAGTCAGCAGGTGGGTGGGTCGATCAGCACGGCGCTGCTGACCACCGTTGCCACCTCGGCGATGACCGACTATCTGCACTCGCACCAGCCGGGCGCGCTGACGGTGTTGCATGCCCACATCGAGAGTTACACGGCCACCTTCCGGTGGGGCATCGGGATATTCGTGGCCGGTGCGGTACTCGCGGCGATCCTGGTGCCCAATGCGGCCCTGGCTCCCTCCGAGGGCGAGCCCGTGGTCGCACACTGAGCTCCACAGTTCACACATTCGATTCACACTCGCAAAGAATCTGACGAGATGCCCAATCGAACGTTGCATTCGCGCCTCGATGGGTTCGGTTTCCGCGCTCACTGCCGTGTGCCCTCACGCCAGCGTCGGCGCAGGCTGAACGCGGCCGCTTTGGGACGGCGATCGCGGATGAATACACCCTTCTTGTTGCCGTCCGCTCGGAACACCCGGGCGCGGCAACCGAGACAGGTTGGCCCACAGCGGATTACGGAAAGGCCCCGCAAGCAGGGTGCCGGTGTGGTCGGTTCACTGTGGGGGTCGTTTTGTCGCGGCCTCGTCCGGATCGATGAACCGGATTCCGGTGACGATGTCGGGGCGGATCGTTATCACCCGATCGCGGGGTCCGGGCAGCCCCGGGTTCAGCAGGGCACGGTAGCGTTCTCGCTGGTGTGGGTCTGTGATCTCGTCGGTGGGGCCGGTGACGATGACGCACCATCCGAGATGAGTCGTGTGGTCGATGATGTCGGCCTCGTAGGCGACGACCTGTCGATGGGGTGTCATCGATGTGGCGAGGGGGGCGTCGGTGATGACGGAGCCGTCGACGACAGCGTGGTTTGCCGGGCGGATGGTGGGTAATGCGTGGCGGGAGAACACGATTCGACCGAAGTTGACACTGGCCAGCAGCCGCAGCGCCTCGTCGGGCGCGATGTCACGCGCTGCCACGGTCTTGTGCGTGGCCTCGGTCGTCGTCCGTCGTGTGGCTCGTGCACCAGCGAGATCGGTGATCGGGGTCGGCGGCACCGTGGTCCGTTCGCCGGCGCGTGGACTGTGGTTGTTGATGTGCCGCCGCGGCATCGCTGCTTGCCCTCCTGTTCGGCTGCGCCGCCGCGCAGGAGCCGGGGATTCTCCGGTCGGCGGTGTGTGGATGCCTTCCTCGGCCGTCCTGGAGTCGGCCGTGGACTCCTCGACGCCCCGTTGTCGGCTTGCCGCAGTCTCGGCGTCGTTGCCGTGTTCGACACGTCGTTGTGCACTCACTGCGGCCGACCGGACAGCCCGACGCTCGCATCATCGACACCGTGTGTGCCTCCTGTTTCGCGGATACCGATCTTGCTCACATCGACCCATAACTACTATGCGGTGTCGGGTGGGGCGGCACACCGACCCGCAGTGCCCCTCAGGTGACCAGGTGTGCCGATTCGGCACGGCTCGTCAGCATTGCGGCACAGGTGGCCGGTCCGTAGCAGAACCGAGCGTCGCAGACTGGCAGTATCGGTCGACCGATACCGGGGATCCGAAGGACTCATCGGAATGGCAAGGGGGTGTCGTGGCGCCCACATCAGGGCCGGATGGTGTGGCTGCACGTGTCAGCACCGTGGAGATTCGCTCGTCCACAGAGTTCTCGTCCGAGCATGCGTGCGAGCAGTGGGAGGCGTTGGTCAGCAACATATTTGTGCCGGTGTCCGTCGAGCGTGTCGGGTCGGGTGAGTTCGTCGGTAGCGTCGCCGACGTCGAATTCGACCGGTTCGGCATGTCCATGGTCGGAGGTAGTCCACAGCAGGTACGACGGACGCGGCGGCAGGTCGTGCGGTCGGGGGAGCAGTACCTGGTGGCGATCATGCCGACGGCGGGGAGTTGCCGGATCGAGCAGCAGAACCGGGTGACCGTCACTGTCCCGGGTTCGATAACCTTCTGTGACACCAGCCGCCCCTTCACCTGCCGGAGCGACCAATGGGGTGAGTCCGTAGTGGTACGTGCTCCGTTGCAGCACGTACTCGACGAGACCGGTCTGTCCGGTGACGAGCTGCCGACGGCCCTCTCGATTTCGGGTAGCAGTGCGGTCGGTGTGCTGACCCGATTCTTCTCGGGGCTGGCCGAACTGAACACCGTCGATATCGATCAGGCCGCCCAGTTGGCCGGACACGGTGCCGGACTGCTGAACTCGGCGGTGCTGCTGGCGGCGCGACAGCACATGCCGTCCGGGTAGGCAGAGGTACTCGCCCGCCGCGCGGTGCCGGCCGCTCTGTAGATACGTGGAGCGTCACGAGCCGGCCATGCTGTCGGACCGAACCCGCGCCCACTGCCCACACGAACCGACTACGATTGTGGACGCGGTCGTTCGGGGCCAAACGAGCCGAAGTCGGAGTAGGAGCTGTGACGTCTTCTGATCCGAGTCCCACCGTCGATGTGACCATGCCGTCGACGGCCCGAATGTACGACGCGTATCTCGGCGGGAAAGACAACTACGATGTCGACCGGGCTGCGGTCGAACAGGTCAAGAAGGCATTCCCGTCGGTCGAGATCATGGCCCGCACCAACCGGGACTTCATGCACCGCGCCACCCGATACCTCGTACGCGAGGCCGGTGTCCGGCAGTTTCTCGACATCGGCACCGGAATCCCGACCGAGCCGAATCTGCATCAGGTGGCCCAGCAGATCGCCCCGGAATCCCGGGTGGTGTACGTGGACAACGACCCACTGGTGCTCACCTACGCACGCGCCCTCATGACCGGAACCTTCGAAGGCCGCACTACCTACGTACACGCCGATGCCGTCGATCCCGGGGCCATCCTGGCCACACGCGCGTTGCACGAGACACTGGACTCGAGTCGGCCGGTGGCGCTGAGCCTGATTGCCCTGCTGCATTTCGTCCCGGACGACCGTGACGCCTACGGTGCGGTCGCGACGCTGATGGACGCGTTTGCACCCGGCTCCTACCTCGTGATCAGTCACGCCACCGGCGATCTGGACCCGGAAGGCACCGCACGAGCCGAGGCAGTCTACCGCGACCGCGGTCTACGCACCCGAGTCCGCACCCACGACGAAATTGCCAAGTTCTTCACCGGCATGACTCTCGTCGACCCCGGGATCGTCGTGCCGCACCGGTGGCGGCCAACGGGTATCGAGTTACCTGCCTCGTTCGACGCGAAAGTGTCCTTCTACGCCGCGGTCGGCGCGAAAACCTGACCACGGCCTCCCCGATAGCCTCCCCGATCGTAAAGCCGTCCCCCACCACGCCACCGCGGCAGGTTGTCCGCGAACTCTCCAGGTACCCACTCCAGGCTGCCCAGCACGCCTCGGTCGGTGTTACACGAGCGAGGACGCGCATGGGGGCCGCAGGCGTTCGGCGAGAAGCGTGGGCTGCGGTGGCGGGGGAGGTGCCAGGTACGTGATCCGGCTGTATACCCATCGGTACCGAGGCGTGATTTGTCGGTGTGGTGTTGCCGAAGTTGTGATAGGAGGCTGGATTTCGGCGCCGGTCCGACGATCCCGGTGCAAGAATTGTCGCGTGGGTGACGCCCCGAGGAACACGCTCGTCGACATACGA carries:
- a CDS encoding SAM-dependent methyltransferase — protein: MTSSDPSPTVDVTMPSTARMYDAYLGGKDNYDVDRAAVEQVKKAFPSVEIMARTNRDFMHRATRYLVREAGVRQFLDIGTGIPTEPNLHQVAQQIAPESRVVYVDNDPLVLTYARALMTGTFEGRTTYVHADAVDPGAILATRALHETLDSSRPVALSLIALLHFVPDDRDAYGAVATLMDAFAPGSYLVISHATGDLDPEGTARAEAVYRDRGLRTRVRTHDEIAKFFTGMTLVDPGIVVPHRWRPTGIELPASFDAKVSFYAAVGAKT
- a CDS encoding pyridoxamine 5'-phosphate oxidase family protein; its protein translation is MPRRHINNHSPRAGERTTVPPTPITDLAGARATRRTTTEATHKTVAARDIAPDEALRLLASVNFGRIVFSRHALPTIRPANHAVVDGSVITDAPLATSMTPHRQVVAYEADIIDHTTHLGWCVIVTGPTDEITDPHQRERYRALLNPGLPGPRDRVITIRPDIVTGIRFIDPDEAATKRPPQ